Proteins encoded together in one Betaproteobacteria bacterium window:
- a CDS encoding enoyl-CoA hydratase/isomerase family protein, with product MTLPVVFEEKNAANGARIGVARLNAEKTLNALSLEMIDLLAERLTAWAADPGVALVVIEGAGEKAFSAGADLHKVHEAMLAHHASAQRDDIRGNAYAAGFFGREYRLDYVIHTYPKPVLCWGHGIVMGGGVGLMSGASHRVVTHESRVAMPEITIGLYPDVGGSWLLGRMPGATGLFLALTGARLQASDALFVKLADYCIDHARKPAVFDALFARPWTRASGDNHRLLSAVLRAFAEADLPHGPLRRHFDLINKLCGGGELNDIVAAITGLKTEDAWLAKAGATLAAGSPSTAALSYELQRRAKHLSLADVFRMEFVAALHCARRADFAEGIRALLIDKDQRPRWRPPTLAQITPEWTDGFFASPWKASEHPLADLGAASAY from the coding sequence ATGACCCTGCCTGTCGTATTCGAAGAAAAAAACGCCGCAAACGGCGCGCGCATCGGCGTCGCGAGGCTCAACGCCGAGAAGACGCTGAACGCCCTGTCGCTGGAGATGATCGACCTGCTGGCCGAACGCTTGACCGCATGGGCCGCTGATCCGGGCGTGGCCCTGGTTGTGATCGAAGGGGCCGGCGAGAAGGCTTTTTCCGCGGGCGCTGACCTGCACAAGGTACACGAGGCCATGCTCGCGCATCACGCTTCGGCGCAACGCGACGACATTCGCGGCAATGCGTACGCCGCCGGCTTTTTCGGTCGCGAATACCGTCTCGATTACGTGATTCATACCTATCCCAAGCCGGTGTTGTGCTGGGGACACGGCATAGTCATGGGCGGTGGCGTGGGCCTGATGTCCGGCGCGAGCCATCGCGTGGTCACCCATGAATCACGCGTGGCGATGCCGGAGATCACCATCGGGCTCTATCCGGATGTGGGGGGCAGTTGGCTGCTTGGGCGCATGCCGGGCGCCACTGGCCTGTTCCTGGCGCTGACCGGCGCGAGATTGCAGGCGTCCGATGCGCTGTTCGTCAAGCTCGCGGACTATTGCATCGATCACGCGCGCAAGCCTGCGGTTTTCGACGCGCTGTTCGCGCGGCCGTGGACACGCGCTTCCGGCGACAATCACCGCCTGCTTTCCGCAGTGCTGCGCGCCTTTGCGGAGGCCGACTTGCCGCACGGTCCGCTGCGCCGGCACTTCGACCTGATCAACAAACTGTGTGGCGGCGGGGAGCTGAACGACATCGTTGCCGCGATTACCGGCCTGAAGACCGAAGACGCGTGGCTCGCAAAGGCGGGGGCGACGCTCGCCGCGGGATCGCCGAGCACCGCTGCCCTGAGCTACGAGCTGCAACGGCGCGCGAAGCATCTGTCGCTGGCCGACGTGTTTCGCATGGAGTTCGTGGCCGCGCTTCATTGCGCGCGCCGGGCGGATTTTGCCGAAGGCATACGCGCGCTGCTGATCGACAAGGATCAGCGGCCGCGGTGGCGACCGCCGACGCTGGCCCAGATTACGCCTGAATGGACCGACGGCTTTTTCGCGAGTCCCTGGAAAGCAAGCGAGCACCCGCTCGCCGACCTCGGCGCTGCATCAGCATACTGA
- the metE gene encoding 5-methyltetrahydropteroyltriglutamate--homocysteine S-methyltransferase: MGTTHILGYPRIGPGREIKFALEAFWRGEADESYLQGVGRGLRARNWDKQSEAGLRFLGAGDFAFYDQVLNMAALLGCPPRRFGFDTDRLSLKDYFALARGSADQPAMEMTKWFDTNYHYLVPELDPLTRFGGGPDWYFDQIREAQLRGTAVKAILIGPVTFLYLSKATEPGFDRLRLLRPLAEAYARLLERLQQTGIQWVQIDEPALCLDLPPEWLDAFDRAYPVLAGRAPNLLLTTYFDSVEAYADRIVRLPVQGIHLDLVRGPSQIKKWATTLPQDWVLSAGVVDGRNIWRADLRRLLASLHPLHEKFQDRLWIAPSCSLLHVPVSLENEQKLAADVHSWLAFADQKLDEIRILGSALDSGENAVASELDHSDALQKSRRENARVSNEWVRKRLADVSADMAKRANPFGARILKQRDRLKLPPLPTTTIGSFPQTQQIRSARGAYKRREISALEYLERIRAEIRTAVERQEALGLDVLVHGEAERNDMVEYFGEQLWGFAFTENGWVQSYGSRCVKPPIIYGDVYRPEPMTVDTARYAQSLTEKPMKGMLTGPVTILQWSFVRDDQPRKLTAFQIALAIRDEVADLEKAGIGVIQIDEPAFREGLPLKRRNWESYLDWAVHAFKLSAAAAADETQIHTHMCYSEFNDILPAIAAMDADVITIETSRSKMELLDGFGQFSYPNEIGPGVYDIHSPRVPSTDEMTRLLERACGVIPPERLWVNPDCGLKTRGWPETEAALRSMVEAAHRMRKRLDISKPIALSA; encoded by the coding sequence ATGGGCACGACCCACATTCTCGGTTACCCGCGCATCGGTCCGGGGCGGGAGATCAAATTTGCCCTCGAGGCCTTCTGGCGCGGCGAAGCTGACGAATCCTATCTGCAGGGCGTGGGCCGCGGCCTGCGGGCACGGAACTGGGACAAGCAAAGCGAAGCGGGGCTGCGCTTCCTCGGCGCGGGCGATTTCGCATTCTATGACCAGGTCCTGAACATGGCGGCGCTGCTGGGCTGCCCGCCGCGGCGTTTCGGCTTCGACACCGACCGGCTTTCGCTCAAGGATTACTTTGCGCTTGCCCGCGGCAGCGCGGATCAGCCAGCCATGGAAATGACCAAGTGGTTCGACACCAACTATCACTACCTCGTGCCGGAGCTGGACCCCCTCACGCGTTTCGGAGGTGGCCCCGACTGGTATTTCGATCAGATTCGCGAAGCCCAACTCCGCGGCACGGCGGTAAAGGCGATCCTGATCGGGCCGGTCACATTCCTTTACCTGTCGAAGGCCACCGAGCCGGGATTCGACCGCCTGCGTCTCCTGCGACCGCTGGCCGAAGCCTACGCCCGCCTTCTGGAGCGCCTGCAACAGACAGGCATCCAGTGGGTGCAGATCGACGAGCCCGCGCTATGCCTGGACCTGCCGCCGGAATGGCTCGATGCGTTCGATCGCGCGTATCCGGTCCTTGCGGGGCGCGCGCCGAACCTGCTGCTTACGACTTACTTCGACAGCGTCGAGGCCTACGCCGACAGGATCGTGCGATTGCCGGTGCAGGGAATCCATCTCGATCTGGTGCGTGGGCCCTCGCAGATCAAGAAGTGGGCAACGACGCTGCCGCAGGATTGGGTGCTGTCGGCCGGGGTGGTCGACGGTCGCAACATCTGGCGCGCAGACCTGCGACGCCTGTTGGCGAGCCTGCATCCGCTGCATGAGAAATTTCAGGACAGGCTCTGGATTGCACCGTCGTGTTCACTGTTGCACGTTCCGGTGTCGTTGGAAAACGAACAGAAACTGGCTGCCGACGTCCATTCCTGGCTGGCGTTTGCGGATCAGAAGCTGGATGAAATCCGCATCCTCGGGTCGGCCCTCGACTCGGGAGAAAACGCGGTCGCAAGCGAACTGGATCATTCGGACGCGCTGCAGAAGTCGCGTCGTGAGAATGCGCGGGTTTCGAACGAGTGGGTGCGCAAACGCCTCGCAGACGTAAGCGCGGATATGGCGAAACGCGCAAACCCGTTCGGCGCGCGCATTCTCAAGCAGCGCGACCGATTGAAGCTTCCGCCTTTGCCGACGACGACGATCGGCTCGTTTCCACAAACGCAGCAGATCCGCTCGGCACGAGGCGCCTACAAACGCCGGGAAATAAGCGCTCTCGAATACCTGGAGCGTATCCGCGCCGAAATCAGAACCGCGGTCGAACGGCAGGAAGCACTCGGACTCGACGTGCTGGTGCATGGCGAGGCCGAGCGCAACGACATGGTCGAGTACTTCGGCGAGCAGCTTTGGGGATTCGCTTTCACCGAGAACGGCTGGGTCCAGAGCTACGGATCCCGCTGCGTGAAGCCGCCGATCATTTACGGCGACGTCTATCGCCCGGAGCCGATGACCGTGGATACCGCGCGTTACGCTCAATCGCTCACGGAAAAACCCATGAAAGGCATGCTGACCGGGCCGGTCACGATCCTGCAGTGGTCTTTTGTGCGCGACGACCAGCCGCGCAAGCTGACTGCTTTCCAGATTGCGCTGGCCATCCGCGACGAGGTTGCCGATCTGGAGAAGGCCGGCATCGGCGTCATCCAGATCGATGAGCCTGCATTTCGCGAAGGCCTGCCGCTGAAGAGACGCAACTGGGAAAGTTATCTGGACTGGGCGGTGCATGCATTCAAGCTGTCTGCAGCCGCCGCGGCCGACGAGACGCAGATTCATACGCACATGTGCTACTCGGAATTCAACGACATCCTGCCGGCGATTGCGGCCATGGATGCGGATGTAATTACCATCGAAACATCGCGCTCCAAAATGGAATTGCTGGATGGATTCGGCCAGTTCAGTTATCCGAATGAAATCGGTCCGGGCGTCTACGACATCCATTCGCCGCGCGTGCCGTCAACCGATGAAATGACCCGGTTGCTGGAACGCGCGTGCGGGGTCATTCCCCCCGAGCGGCTGTGGGTCAATCCCGATTGCGGCCTGAAGACGCGCGGCTGGCCGGAGACCGAGGCGGCCCTGCGCAGCATGGTGGAAGCCGCGCACCGGATGCGAAAGCGACTGGATATTTCGAAGCCGATCGCCTTGTCGGCATGA
- a CDS encoding LysR family transcriptional regulator: protein MIELRHLRSLVAIAEAGRLASAAERVHLTQSALSHQVRALEEHYGITLFQRTSGGLRYTAAGQRLLQLAREMLAAVVDAERDLERMKGDMSGELRIVLECHTCFDWLMPVMDEFRKRWPEVEVDLVAGFHSDPIGLLRTGKAELVIGSGKPRGREFGTMPLFRFEILAVLPVEHRLRAKRRIDAADLAGETLITYPVPEDRIDVIREVLRPAGVRLQRRTAELTIAILQLVASRRGIAALPNWGVKNYVDYDYILAKRIGPKGLWSELHAVVPRSLAAKPYVLELVSIIRSKCAAELDGIELI, encoded by the coding sequence ATGATTGAACTGCGCCATCTCAGGTCGCTGGTTGCCATTGCCGAGGCCGGCAGGCTCGCCAGCGCCGCGGAACGGGTCCACTTGACGCAAAGCGCTCTCTCGCACCAGGTCAGGGCCCTCGAAGAGCACTACGGAATTACGCTGTTTCAGCGGACCAGCGGTGGGTTGCGCTATACCGCCGCAGGACAACGCCTGCTGCAGCTCGCGCGCGAAATGCTGGCCGCTGTCGTGGACGCGGAGCGGGACCTCGAGCGCATGAAAGGCGATATGAGCGGGGAACTGCGCATCGTGCTCGAATGCCATACCTGTTTTGACTGGCTGATGCCGGTCATGGATGAGTTCCGCAAGCGCTGGCCGGAAGTCGAGGTCGATCTGGTCGCAGGGTTCCACAGCGATCCCATCGGGCTGCTCCGAACCGGAAAAGCGGAACTGGTGATCGGTTCCGGCAAACCGCGCGGCCGGGAATTCGGGACCATGCCGCTGTTCCGTTTCGAGATACTCGCCGTGCTGCCGGTGGAGCATCGCCTGCGCGCCAAACGGCGGATCGATGCCGCCGACCTGGCGGGAGAAACGCTCATCACCTATCCCGTCCCCGAAGACAGGATCGACGTGATCCGCGAAGTTCTGCGCCCGGCGGGCGTCCGCTTGCAGCGGCGCACCGCCGAACTGACCATAGCCATCCTTCAACTCGTCGCCAGCCGGCGCGGCATCGCGGCGTTGCCCAATTGGGGTGTGAAGAACTATGTCGACTACGACTACATACTGGCCAAGCGCATAGGACCCAAAGGCCTGTGGAGTGAACTGCACGCGGTCGTGCCGCGCTCATTGGCGGCGAAACCTTATGTGCTCGAACTCGTATCGATCATTCGCAGCAAATGTGCGGCCGAGCTCGATGGCATCGAGTTGATCTGA
- a CDS encoding SDR family oxidoreductase, whose product MAKADKRLALVTGANKGIGFEVSRQLAGKGLRVILTSRDAKKGLQAQKALAKEGLEVLCHELDVTRRRSVAALARYLAKEHGRVDVLVNNAGILIDRSATSVLDEKEDVFHTTLETNFFGALRMCQAVVPLMQKHRYGRVVNLSSGLGQLDDMGDGNAAYRTSKTVLNALTRMVATATAGDNVLVNSMCPGWVRTDMGGPAASRSVEKGAETAVWLAMLPDSGPTGGFFRDKKPIPW is encoded by the coding sequence ATGGCGAAGGCGGACAAGCGGCTGGCGCTGGTAACCGGTGCCAACAAGGGCATTGGCTTCGAAGTATCCAGGCAGCTCGCGGGCAAGGGACTGCGTGTGATATTGACCAGCCGCGATGCGAAGAAGGGCTTACAGGCGCAAAAGGCGCTGGCGAAGGAAGGTCTGGAAGTCCTCTGCCATGAACTCGACGTGACCAGGCGCAGGAGCGTTGCCGCACTCGCCCGGTATCTGGCCAAAGAGCACGGCAGGGTCGATGTTCTGGTGAACAACGCCGGCATCCTGATCGACAGATCCGCGACCAGCGTTCTGGATGAAAAAGAGGACGTGTTCCATACCACGCTGGAAACCAATTTCTTTGGCGCGCTGCGCATGTGCCAGGCAGTGGTGCCACTGATGCAGAAGCATCGCTATGGAAGGGTGGTGAACCTGTCCAGCGGATTGGGGCAACTCGACGACATGGGCGATGGCAACGCGGCGTACCGGACGTCGAAGACTGTGTTGAATGCGCTGACCCGTATGGTCGCGACGGCTACGGCGGGCGACAATGTCCTGGTCAACTCGATGTGTCCCGGCTGGGTGCGCACCGACATGGGCGGTCCCGCTGCGAGTCGCAGCGTGGAGAAGGGCGCGGAAACGGCGGTATGGCTGGCCATGTTGCCTGACAGCGGCCCGACGGGCGGATTCTTCCGTGACAAGAAGCCTATCCCTTGGTGA